The following proteins are co-located in the Microbacterium sp. Clip185 genome:
- a CDS encoding molybdopterin-dependent oxidoreductase, protein MTRLRMRTTWGWASLAGVVAAAAFLAVSEAVAALVSRGTSPLIAVGSFVIDIVPRPLKEFAISTFGTADKAVLLASLAVAVVIAAAVIGIVETLRPLWGVVLFALAAALATAAVVTRADAGALAGVACIAGAAVGIWMLMLLTSRLRRWKLAAAAATVSVQGTRDAASGAIPPHPASLEADDAATSPVEVTRDAGSGGSVPHLASPERRPKRAPSEMQLDRRGFFLLTGIVAASAVVVGLGARALNATTASIRQIRDALRLPAPKTTVPIPQGAELDIDGISPLFTPNADFYRVDTALTIPTVDPNTWRLVVDGMVDKRVELSFDDLLALGLDEYVITLTCVSNEVGGDLVGNARWLGVPVRTVLAAAGVQSGADMVLSRSVDGFTASTPLETLTDPGIDAILAVGMNGEPLPLEHGFPVRMVVPGLYGYVSATKWVEELKVTTFAADTAYWTPRGYSDRAPIKLSSRVDTPKLGKPVAAGKVPIAGMAWAQGVGISAVEVSIDDGEWQRATLSSPVNKDAWVQWVLEWDATPGSHYIAVRAIDAAGKLQIEQPAPVAPDGSSGWQRTLVTVS, encoded by the coding sequence ATGACACGACTGCGGATGCGCACGACGTGGGGTTGGGCTTCGCTCGCCGGTGTCGTTGCGGCAGCGGCCTTCCTCGCGGTCAGCGAGGCGGTCGCCGCCCTCGTCTCGCGCGGCACCAGTCCCCTGATCGCCGTCGGGTCGTTCGTCATCGACATCGTGCCGCGTCCGCTCAAGGAGTTCGCGATCTCGACGTTCGGCACCGCCGACAAAGCGGTGCTGCTCGCCTCCCTCGCGGTGGCCGTGGTGATCGCGGCCGCCGTCATCGGCATCGTCGAGACCCTCCGACCGCTGTGGGGCGTCGTGCTCTTCGCGCTCGCCGCAGCCCTCGCGACCGCCGCCGTGGTCACGCGCGCGGATGCGGGTGCCCTGGCCGGTGTGGCGTGCATCGCCGGCGCCGCCGTCGGCATCTGGATGCTGATGCTGCTCACCTCTCGCCTTCGCCGCTGGAAGCTCGCCGCCGCGGCTGCCACTGTCTCTGTTCAAGGGACCCGTGATGCGGCCTCCGGCGCGATTCCGCCGCATCCTGCGTCCCTCGAAGCGGATGATGCCGCCACAAGTCCTGTTGAAGTGACCCGTGATGCGGGCTCGGGCGGCTCGGTACCGCATCTCGCGTCCCCCGAACGACGCCCGAAGCGGGCGCCGTCCGAGATGCAGCTGGACCGCCGCGGGTTCTTCCTCCTCACCGGCATCGTCGCCGCATCCGCCGTCGTGGTGGGCCTCGGAGCGCGGGCGCTGAACGCGACGACCGCATCGATCCGGCAGATCCGCGATGCCCTCCGGCTGCCGGCGCCGAAGACGACGGTTCCGATCCCGCAGGGCGCGGAGCTCGACATCGACGGGATCTCGCCCCTCTTCACCCCCAACGCGGACTTCTACCGCGTCGACACCGCGCTGACGATTCCCACCGTGGACCCGAACACGTGGCGCCTCGTCGTCGACGGCATGGTCGACAAGCGCGTCGAGCTGAGCTTCGACGACCTTCTCGCCCTCGGACTCGACGAGTACGTGATCACGCTCACATGCGTCTCGAACGAGGTCGGCGGCGACCTCGTGGGCAACGCGCGGTGGCTCGGCGTTCCGGTGCGCACCGTGCTCGCCGCCGCCGGTGTGCAGTCCGGGGCCGACATGGTGCTCTCGCGCAGCGTCGACGGCTTCACCGCATCCACTCCGCTCGAAACCCTCACCGACCCCGGCATCGACGCCATCCTCGCGGTCGGGATGAACGGCGAACCGCTGCCGCTGGAGCACGGCTTCCCCGTGCGGATGGTTGTTCCCGGTCTCTACGGCTACGTGTCGGCGACGAAGTGGGTGGAGGAGCTGAAGGTCACGACCTTCGCCGCTGACACCGCATACTGGACGCCCCGAGGCTACAGCGACCGTGCCCCCATCAAGCTGTCGTCACGCGTCGACACTCCCAAGCTCGGCAAGCCGGTGGCCGCGGGCAAGGTGCCGATCGCCGGCATGGCCTGGGCGCAGGGCGTCGGCATCTCGGCCGTCGAGGTGAGCATCGACGATGGCGAGTGGCAGCGCGCGACGCTCTCCTCGCCTGTGAAC
- a CDS encoding fasciclin domain-containing protein produces the protein MRTNKKHLFGGLTLLAVAGFALAGCAGGSAGTSESTMAPETSTAAPMPSKTMDAASDLVGAGCADYAAMVPSGAGSVEGMSLDPVATAASNNPLLTTLVSAVSGKLNPDVNLVDTLNGSEFTVFAPVDDAFAKIDAATIDSLKTDSAALTKILTYHVVPGQIAPSAIDGTHTTVEGQDVTVTGSGDNIMVNGAKVICGGVKTKNATVYLIDSVLMPPM, from the coding sequence ATGCGCACCAACAAGAAGCACCTCTTCGGCGGCCTCACCCTTCTCGCCGTCGCCGGATTCGCGCTCGCAGGTTGTGCGGGCGGATCGGCCGGCACGTCCGAGAGCACCATGGCGCCCGAGACCTCGACGGCGGCACCGATGCCCAGCAAGACGATGGATGCGGCATCCGACCTCGTCGGCGCCGGCTGCGCCGACTACGCCGCGATGGTTCCGAGCGGTGCGGGCTCGGTCGAGGGCATGTCGCTGGACCCGGTCGCGACGGCCGCATCCAACAACCCGCTGCTCACGACCCTCGTGTCGGCCGTCAGCGGCAAGCTGAACCCCGACGTGAACCTCGTCGACACGCTCAACGGCAGCGAGTTCACGGTCTTCGCGCCCGTCGACGACGCCTTCGCGAAGATCGACGCCGCGACCATCGACTCGCTGAAGACCGACAGCGCGGCTCTGACCAAGATCCTCACCTACCACGTGGTCCCCGGCCAGATCGCGCCGAGCGCCATCGACGGCACGCACACCACGGTCGAGGGTCAGGACGTGACGGTGACCGGCAGCGGTGACAACATCATGGTCAACGGCGCCAAGGTCATCTGCGGTGGCGTGAAGACGAAGAACGCGACCGTGTACCTCATCGACTCGGTGCTGATGCCCCCCATGTGA
- a CDS encoding PhzF family phenazine biosynthesis protein, giving the protein MSEIEHWTAFSDDPAGGNPAGVVRRAEGWSDERMQRTAADLGYAESAFTTTDADGARRIRYFSPIAEVPFCGHATVATAAALAERDGDGRFVFETAAGAIEITTRSDERGRIVSFTSVEPDAAELAPATLDEITALLGIDRQALHPSYPPALAYGGNWHPLLVLAERPVFDAFVFDPAAARRLLDANGWPATIIVLWPESDTLWHARNIFPVGTVSEDPATGAAAAATGGYLRSRGLAPRRIRIRQGAHVGRPSELDVDVTSSGGIVVSGRAVRTR; this is encoded by the coding sequence GTGAGCGAGATCGAGCACTGGACCGCCTTCTCCGACGACCCGGCCGGCGGCAACCCGGCGGGTGTCGTGCGCCGAGCCGAGGGCTGGAGCGACGAGCGGATGCAGCGCACCGCCGCCGACCTCGGTTACGCCGAGTCCGCCTTCACGACGACGGATGCGGACGGCGCCCGCCGCATCCGGTACTTCTCCCCGATCGCCGAAGTGCCCTTCTGCGGTCACGCGACGGTCGCCACGGCCGCGGCGCTCGCAGAGCGAGACGGCGACGGCCGCTTCGTGTTCGAGACCGCGGCGGGCGCGATCGAGATCACGACGCGGTCGGACGAGCGCGGGCGCATCGTGTCGTTCACGAGCGTGGAACCGGATGCGGCAGAGCTGGCGCCGGCGACCTTGGACGAGATCACGGCGCTGCTCGGAATCGACAGGCAGGCGCTGCATCCGTCGTATCCGCCGGCTCTCGCGTACGGAGGGAACTGGCATCCGCTGCTCGTGCTCGCCGAGCGCCCGGTGTTCGACGCGTTCGTCTTCGACCCCGCCGCCGCGCGCCGCCTGCTGGATGCGAACGGGTGGCCGGCCACGATCATCGTGCTCTGGCCCGAGAGCGACACGCTCTGGCATGCACGCAACATCTTCCCCGTCGGCACTGTTTCCGAGGACCCGGCCACGGGCGCCGCGGCCGCGGCAACGGGCGGGTACCTGCGCAGCCGGGGCCTGGCTCCGCGCCGCATCCGGATCCGTCAGGGCGCGCACGTCGGTCGGCCCAGCGAACTGGATGTGGACGTGACCTCCTCGGGCGGAATCGTCGTGTCCGGACGGGCCGTACGCACTCGCTAG
- a CDS encoding AMP-binding protein has translation MLHSAAGRAFREARDFLLAHSHDIEAARAGFVWPDVGDHFNWAVDWFDEIALGNDRLALRVLEEDGTEASRTYDEMRVRSDRVANWLRDAGVRRGDAVMLMLDNRVELWEAMLAIMKLGAVILPTSVVLGPDDLAERIERAGVRVVIADAADAEKFDGLDPELVRVVVGGDREGWASFTDADAASDERPGVVVDSTDTAIVYFTSGTTSRPKMVEHTHVSYPVGHLSTMYWIGVRPGDVHMTISAPGWGKHAWSLFFSPWIAEATVFVYNYRRFDAVALAGELDHAGVNTFCAPPTVWRMLIQADLEHKPRALRELLSAGEPLNPEVIATIERRWGIQIRDGYGQTELTAVIGNTPGVALKPGSMGRALPGVEIVLLDPLTGEVADEGEICLPTAPVRPLNLTPGYIGEPERTAKVEHDGYYHTSDVAVRDAEGFLTFVGRTDDVFKASDFKVSPFEVESILLEHPAVAEAGVVGAPDAVRLNVVKAYVALAAGVEPDAATARSILAHAREHMPPYMRVRRVEFFELPKTISGKIRRVELREREEAAGTERIGSEFRESDFPDLKG, from the coding sequence ATGCTCCACTCCGCCGCCGGCCGCGCATTCCGCGAGGCCAGGGACTTCCTGCTCGCCCACTCCCACGACATCGAGGCCGCTCGCGCGGGGTTCGTCTGGCCCGACGTGGGAGACCACTTCAACTGGGCCGTCGACTGGTTCGACGAGATCGCCCTCGGCAACGACCGGCTCGCCCTGCGGGTGCTCGAGGAGGACGGCACCGAGGCGTCACGCACGTACGACGAGATGCGCGTGCGCTCCGACCGTGTCGCGAACTGGCTGCGCGACGCGGGTGTGCGCCGCGGCGACGCCGTGATGCTCATGCTCGACAACCGGGTCGAGCTCTGGGAGGCGATGCTCGCCATCATGAAGCTGGGTGCCGTCATCCTGCCGACCTCGGTCGTGCTCGGACCCGACGATCTGGCCGAGCGCATCGAGCGCGCGGGCGTCCGCGTCGTGATCGCGGATGCGGCGGATGCCGAGAAGTTCGACGGGCTCGATCCTGAGCTGGTGCGGGTCGTCGTGGGCGGAGACCGAGAGGGCTGGGCCTCGTTCACGGATGCGGACGCCGCATCCGACGAGCGCCCAGGCGTCGTCGTGGACTCCACCGACACGGCGATCGTCTACTTCACCTCCGGAACGACTTCGCGTCCGAAGATGGTCGAGCACACGCACGTCTCGTACCCGGTGGGTCACCTCAGCACGATGTACTGGATCGGCGTGCGCCCTGGCGACGTGCACATGACCATCAGTGCGCCCGGCTGGGGCAAGCACGCCTGGAGCCTGTTCTTCTCGCCGTGGATCGCCGAGGCGACCGTGTTCGTCTACAACTACCGCCGCTTCGACGCGGTGGCCCTCGCCGGCGAGCTCGACCATGCGGGCGTCAACACGTTCTGCGCGCCGCCGACGGTGTGGCGCATGCTCATCCAGGCCGACCTCGAGCACAAGCCGCGGGCGCTTCGCGAGTTGCTGTCGGCGGGCGAACCGCTCAACCCCGAGGTGATCGCCACGATCGAGCGCCGGTGGGGCATCCAGATCCGCGACGGATACGGGCAGACCGAGCTGACGGCCGTCATCGGCAACACCCCCGGTGTGGCGCTCAAGCCCGGATCCATGGGGCGTGCGCTTCCCGGCGTCGAGATCGTGCTGCTGGATCCGCTCACCGGCGAGGTGGCTGACGAGGGGGAGATCTGTCTGCCCACGGCCCCCGTGCGGCCGCTCAACCTCACGCCCGGCTACATCGGAGAGCCCGAACGCACCGCCAAGGTCGAGCACGACGGGTACTACCACACGAGCGATGTCGCCGTCCGTGACGCGGAGGGCTTCCTGACGTTCGTGGGGCGCACGGACGACGTGTTCAAGGCCAGCGACTTCAAGGTGTCGCCGTTCGAGGTGGAGTCGATCCTGCTCGAGCACCCGGCCGTGGCCGAGGCCGGTGTCGTCGGCGCCCCGGATGCGGTGCGGCTGAACGTGGTGAAGGCCTACGTCGCGCTCGCCGCGGGCGTGGAACCGGACGCGGCGACGGCACGCAGCATCCTCGCCCACGCGCGCGAGCACATGCCGCCCTACATGCGGGTGCGCCGGGTCGAGTTCTTCGAGCTGCCCAAGACGATCTCCGGCAAGATCCGCCGTGTCGAATTGCGTGAGCGCGAGGAGGCGGCCGGGACCGAGCGCATCGGCTCCGAGTTCCGCGAGAGCGACTTCCCCGACCTCAAGGGCTGA
- a CDS encoding polysaccharide deacetylase family protein, whose protein sequence is MHTTRRQQRGRRSVLRRRRALAAIVAALAVVLIVVGVVAVVRGMTSAPSPAAQADPGESTSTPTPTPTPLTASQQLLADSDDPAACAVSFAGDGIAEPPQLQSEGKLYAYLPIPSREGAVFAGWYATAADAQALTIPARVNGADIVTCTDKEITLYGAWKTPEEVASENVGVPILMYHQFTTRPEGEDGWLKGNYAYINDFDAHMAYIAEKQFYLPTWDELSAFIDGRLFLPHQSVIVTDDDADQTWLDLAVPVVEKYQVLTTSFVITGARQAPSPGLHVLQRSHTHDMHTAGDNGKGRMVNYSVDQIVADMNTSAQILGAKEVMAYPYGHYNDTAKEGLRQAGYEMARTIEPGYVRAGTDKLALPTVRINYGMGLQDLINLIG, encoded by the coding sequence ATGCACACGACCAGACGACAGCAACGTGGACGCCGCTCGGTGCTGCGCCGCAGGAGAGCCCTGGCTGCGATCGTCGCCGCGCTCGCGGTCGTTCTGATCGTCGTCGGTGTGGTGGCGGTCGTGCGGGGGATGACGTCAGCTCCCTCACCGGCGGCTCAGGCGGATCCCGGCGAGTCGACGTCGACTCCCACACCCACGCCCACACCTCTCACCGCGAGCCAGCAGCTGCTCGCCGACAGCGACGACCCGGCCGCGTGCGCCGTGAGCTTCGCCGGCGACGGCATCGCCGAGCCGCCTCAGCTGCAGTCAGAGGGCAAGCTCTACGCCTATCTGCCGATCCCGAGCCGGGAGGGCGCCGTCTTCGCCGGGTGGTACGCGACTGCGGCCGACGCACAGGCGCTCACCATCCCGGCGCGCGTGAACGGCGCCGACATCGTGACGTGCACCGACAAAGAGATCACGCTCTACGGCGCGTGGAAGACGCCGGAAGAAGTGGCGAGCGAGAACGTCGGCGTCCCGATCCTCATGTACCACCAGTTCACGACCCGCCCCGAGGGCGAGGACGGCTGGCTCAAGGGCAACTACGCGTACATCAACGACTTCGACGCGCACATGGCCTACATCGCCGAGAAGCAGTTCTACCTGCCGACCTGGGATGAGCTCAGCGCCTTCATCGACGGCCGGCTCTTCCTTCCCCACCAGTCCGTGATCGTCACCGACGACGACGCCGACCAGACCTGGCTGGATCTGGCGGTTCCCGTGGTCGAGAAGTACCAGGTGCTGACGACGTCGTTCGTCATCACCGGTGCCCGACAGGCACCGTCGCCCGGGCTGCACGTGCTGCAGCGCTCGCACACCCACGACATGCACACGGCCGGCGACAACGGCAAGGGGCGGATGGTCAACTACTCGGTCGACCAGATCGTCGCCGATATGAACACCTCTGCACAGATCCTGGGCGCCAAGGAAGTCATGGCCTATCCCTACGGCCACTACAACGACACGGCGAAAGAGGGCCTGCGCCAGGCCGGTTACGAGATGGCCCGCACGATTGAACCCGGCTACGTGCGCGCAGGGACCGACAAGCTCGCGCTTCCGACGGTGCGCATCAACTACGGGATGGGCCTGCAGGACCTCATCAACCTGATCGGCTGA
- a CDS encoding glycosyltransferase, with the protein MQVTVIVPTFNEAPNVAELVRRVAATAKGFSVDILFVDDSTDETPDVIRRVASTASIPVRLIHRDDPAGGLSGAVVAGLDAAPSDVCIVMDGDLQHPPEDIARLVARYLHGDVDVVVASRYTADGTAGGLADRSRVIVSRGSTAVTKAMFPIRLREVTDPMTGFFLVDRRAIDLDQLRPRGFKILLEILARRSLRVAEIPFAFADRFAGASKASFSQGISFLTQLAMLRFGKMSAFALIGALGAVANVAIVWLLSHAGVHDLAAMIIAAETTIIANFLLQERFVFQDMREQASGIGSRFAKSFSFNNIELLIRIPITTLMISTWHISVVIATAVTLVAAFVVRFLFHSLVVYAPRRASSPRPAPSRARYFVEEIDRQAISPGEI; encoded by the coding sequence ATGCAGGTCACGGTCATCGTCCCCACGTTCAACGAGGCGCCCAATGTGGCCGAGCTCGTGCGTCGGGTCGCCGCAACCGCGAAGGGCTTCAGCGTCGACATCCTCTTCGTCGACGACAGTACGGACGAGACGCCCGACGTCATCCGTCGCGTGGCGTCCACCGCCAGCATCCCCGTTCGCCTCATCCACCGCGACGACCCCGCGGGCGGTCTGAGCGGAGCCGTCGTCGCGGGCTTGGATGCCGCGCCCAGCGATGTCTGCATCGTCATGGACGGCGACCTGCAGCATCCGCCGGAGGACATTGCGCGCCTCGTCGCGCGCTACCTGCACGGCGACGTCGACGTGGTGGTGGCTTCGCGCTACACCGCCGACGGCACCGCTGGTGGGCTCGCCGATCGTTCTCGTGTGATCGTCTCTCGCGGCTCGACCGCCGTGACGAAGGCGATGTTCCCGATCCGCCTGCGCGAGGTCACCGACCCGATGACCGGGTTCTTCCTCGTGGACCGTCGGGCCATCGACCTCGACCAGCTGCGCCCGCGCGGCTTCAAGATCCTGCTGGAGATCCTCGCTCGTCGGTCGCTGCGCGTGGCCGAGATCCCGTTCGCGTTCGCGGACCGGTTCGCGGGTGCGTCGAAGGCCTCGTTCTCGCAGGGCATCTCGTTCCTGACGCAGCTGGCGATGCTCCGCTTCGGCAAGATGTCCGCCTTCGCGCTCATCGGTGCGCTGGGGGCCGTGGCCAACGTCGCGATCGTCTGGCTGCTCTCGCACGCCGGCGTCCACGACCTGGCCGCCATGATCATCGCCGCGGAGACGACGATCATCGCCAACTTCCTGCTGCAGGAGCGCTTCGTCTTCCAGGACATGCGTGAGCAGGCGTCCGGGATCGGCAGCAGGTTCGCGAAGTCGTTCTCGTTCAACAACATCGAGCTGCTCATCCGCATCCCGATCACGACGCTGATGATCTCGACCTGGCACATCTCGGTGGTCATCGCGACCGCCGTCACCCTCGTCGCCGCCTTCGTGGTGCGCTTCCTGTTCCACTCGCTCGTGGTCTACGCACCCCGCCGCGCCTCGTCGCCGCGCCCGGCGCCCTCGCGGGCACGGTACTTCGTCGAGGAGATCGACCGTCAGGCGATCTCGCCCGGGGAGATCTGA
- a CDS encoding glutaredoxin family protein yields the protein MSETGSGITMFGAEWCRDCRRTKAQLDELGVEYTYVDLEADPAAADVAREISGRTNIPVVVYPDATHHVEPSNADVDAKLRELSII from the coding sequence ATGAGCGAAACGGGATCCGGCATCACGATGTTCGGCGCCGAGTGGTGCCGCGACTGCCGCCGCACGAAGGCTCAGCTCGACGAGCTGGGCGTGGAGTACACCTACGTCGACCTCGAGGCCGACCCGGCCGCCGCCGATGTCGCCCGCGAGATCTCCGGCCGCACCAACATCCCTGTCGTGGTCTATCCCGATGCGACCCACCACGTCGAGCCGTCCAACGCGGACGTCGACGCGAAGCTTCGCGAGCTGTCGATCATCTGA
- a CDS encoding acyltransferase family protein, giving the protein MNRTSPPAPRRDIQGLRALAVLAVVGAHAAGWPRGGFVGVDVFFVISGFLITGLLLREVETTGRVRLARFYGRRARRLLPAALIVLGLTVGAGFVVFNAVVAQRTLHDAAWSALFAANWHFAADGTDYFHATDAASALQHFWSLSVEEQFYLVWPGLVMLSLLLLPAAARGGRRGRLNVGAVATVIVFVSALWAASQTTSEPTVAYFSTLTRAWELGVGAVLAAAAPLLARIPRPVGGLMGWVGLAGILTAFAVIDPAAGGFPAPWAALPVAATALVLAGGVAGDPRHRHLFPLTNPVSVFVGDMSYSLYLWHFPAIVLASVVLAGHDGALWLTLGAIAVLSLATYLIVEQPLRYAPLLPTRADAVEPAAAEPIAAQPAAAPAVPAAPQPRVVATRPAGWTPGTRYYPGSPRPRPLAADPVIEPELADPDPEPVVVPLAAPDTSPAEQERGSRSAWKAWRARFGTQIALASSGLGIAVLAAVLVAQSIFGAPVIGPLTPPAEAQGDGGDDPIAAVQSELAAAASATAWPALSPSLDTVIARGSADNPARDCFAPDVAPDAGRCSWGSEQAPTRIHLVGDSTAMAYAPAFKKMAEDSGGAIRVTTVGLYGCRFTDVAVQNDGAGVMAACEQRKADVRAMVLADAPNIVVMSNAYTLGHTPAGQDLSAETLIASQQAEAAGYGAPGRIVHLAPPPEGADLARCYSPLTSPYDCASAVSPTWQQMEALAERTAAASGDHAISSLPFSCWEGVCPAFAGTLPVKYDQTHLSVPFAERIAPILQAELTAAGLM; this is encoded by the coding sequence GTGAACCGCACCTCTCCCCCCGCTCCTCGCCGAGACATCCAGGGCCTGCGCGCCCTCGCTGTGCTCGCGGTCGTCGGCGCCCACGCCGCCGGGTGGCCCCGCGGCGGCTTCGTGGGCGTCGATGTGTTCTTCGTCATTTCCGGCTTTCTGATCACCGGCCTGCTGCTGCGCGAGGTCGAGACGACGGGGCGGGTGAGACTGGCCCGCTTCTACGGGCGGCGAGCGCGGCGGCTGCTGCCGGCGGCGCTGATCGTGCTCGGCCTCACCGTCGGCGCCGGCTTCGTCGTGTTCAACGCGGTCGTCGCTCAGCGCACCCTCCACGACGCCGCATGGTCGGCGCTCTTCGCGGCGAACTGGCACTTCGCGGCGGACGGCACCGACTACTTCCACGCGACGGATGCGGCCTCCGCGCTGCAGCACTTCTGGTCACTGTCGGTCGAGGAGCAGTTCTACCTCGTGTGGCCGGGGCTCGTGATGCTCAGCCTCCTGCTGCTGCCCGCCGCCGCGCGGGGCGGTCGACGCGGGCGCCTCAACGTGGGGGCGGTCGCGACGGTGATCGTGTTCGTCTCTGCCCTGTGGGCCGCATCCCAGACGACGTCAGAGCCGACGGTGGCCTACTTCTCCACACTGACTCGCGCGTGGGAGCTGGGCGTGGGAGCCGTCCTGGCCGCCGCTGCGCCGCTGCTCGCGCGCATCCCCCGACCCGTCGGCGGATTGATGGGGTGGGTCGGCCTCGCGGGCATCCTGACGGCTTTCGCAGTGATCGATCCCGCCGCGGGCGGCTTCCCCGCGCCCTGGGCTGCCCTCCCCGTCGCCGCCACGGCGCTCGTGCTGGCGGGCGGGGTCGCCGGCGATCCGCGCCACCGCCACCTCTTCCCCCTGACCAACCCCGTCAGCGTGTTCGTCGGCGACATGTCGTACTCGCTGTACCTGTGGCACTTCCCCGCCATCGTGCTCGCCTCGGTCGTGCTCGCCGGACACGACGGCGCGCTCTGGCTCACGCTCGGGGCGATCGCGGTCCTCTCGCTGGCGACCTACCTCATCGTGGAGCAGCCGTTGCGGTATGCGCCGCTGCTGCCGACTCGAGCGGATGCGGTCGAGCCGGCTGCGGCCGAGCCGATCGCCGCCCAGCCCGCCGCCGCTCCGGCGGTGCCGGCCGCACCGCAGCCGCGCGTGGTGGCGACGCGCCCCGCGGGGTGGACGCCGGGCACCCGGTACTACCCCGGCTCGCCCCGGCCGCGACCGCTCGCCGCCGACCCCGTCATCGAACCGGAACTCGCCGATCCCGATCCGGAACCGGTCGTCGTGCCGCTCGCCGCGCCGGACACCTCGCCCGCGGAGCAGGAGCGCGGGAGTCGGTCCGCCTGGAAGGCGTGGCGGGCCCGCTTCGGAACGCAGATCGCTCTCGCCTCCTCGGGGCTCGGCATCGCCGTCCTGGCGGCCGTACTGGTGGCGCAGAGCATCTTCGGCGCACCCGTGATCGGGCCTCTCACCCCGCCCGCCGAGGCGCAGGGAGACGGCGGCGACGACCCGATCGCCGCCGTGCAGAGCGAGCTGGCGGCCGCCGCATCCGCCACCGCATGGCCTGCGCTCTCTCCCTCTCTGGACACCGTGATCGCGCGCGGCTCTGCGGACAATCCGGCACGGGACTGCTTCGCACCCGACGTGGCACCGGATGCAGGCCGGTGCAGCTGGGGGTCGGAGCAGGCCCCCACCCGCATCCACCTCGTCGGGGATTCGACCGCCATGGCCTACGCCCCGGCGTTCAAGAAGATGGCGGAGGACAGCGGCGGCGCCATCCGCGTCACGACCGTGGGGCTCTACGGCTGCCGATTCACCGACGTGGCCGTGCAGAACGACGGCGCCGGCGTCATGGCGGCCTGCGAGCAGCGCAAGGCCGACGTGCGCGCCATGGTGCTCGCCGACGCCCCGAACATCGTCGTGATGAGCAACGCCTACACCCTGGGCCACACGCCGGCCGGGCAGGATCTGAGCGCCGAGACGCTCATCGCCTCGCAGCAGGCGGAGGCGGCCGGATACGGTGCGCCGGGACGGATCGTCCATCTCGCGCCACCCCCGGAGGGCGCCGACCTCGCTCGCTGCTACTCGCCGCTGACCTCGCCCTACGACTGCGCGAGCGCGGTGTCACCGACCTGGCAGCAGATGGAGGCTCTGGCAGAGCGGACAGCCGCCGCATCAGGTGATCACGCGATCAGCTCGCTGCCGTTCAGCTGCTGGGAGGGCGTGTGCCCGGCATTCGCGGGAACTCTGCCGGTCAAGTACGACCAGACGCACCTCAGTGTGCCGTTCGCGGAGCGCATCGCCCCGATCCTGCAGGCCGAGCTCACTGCGGCCGGACTTATGTGA
- the aroQ gene encoding gamma subclass chorismate mutase AroQ, which yields MRALAATAAFLSATIGGLAAAAPASAQTLPGERVAASAASEALAPLGDLLRERLLLADTVAQAKWVKGTPVSDPAREKKVIDDAVALAAQKGVDADLVRRVVSAQIAASKTVQNRLITEWSHDPANAPTVAPDLTQVRQRLDAIDTDLVDVLGTVQQLSADPGCAHLVDAERTREYPGFDAVHRKGVHVAWGGFCTPTQS from the coding sequence TTGCGCGCACTTGCCGCCACCGCGGCCTTCCTCTCCGCGACCATCGGAGGTCTCGCCGCGGCTGCCCCCGCATCCGCGCAGACCCTCCCCGGTGAACGCGTCGCCGCATCCGCCGCATCCGAGGCACTGGCACCCCTCGGCGATCTGCTGCGCGAACGACTGCTGCTGGCGGACACGGTCGCTCAGGCGAAGTGGGTCAAGGGCACGCCCGTCTCGGACCCCGCCCGCGAGAAGAAGGTCATCGACGACGCGGTCGCGCTTGCGGCACAGAAGGGCGTCGACGCCGATCTCGTGCGTCGCGTGGTCTCGGCGCAGATCGCGGCCAGCAAAACGGTGCAGAACCGCCTGATCACCGAATGGAGTCACGACCCCGCGAACGCACCCACGGTGGCGCCGGATCTCACACAGGTGCGGCAGCGACTCGACGCCATCGACACCGACCTCGTCGACGTCCTGGGCACGGTGCAGCAGCTGAGCGCGGACCCCGGTTGCGCGCACCTCGTCGACGCCGAGCGCACCCGCGAGTACCCGGGGTTCGATGCCGTGCACCGCAAGGGCGTGCACGTGGCGTGGGGCGGCTTCTGCACCCCCACGCAGAGCTGA